The Gallus gallus isolate bGalGal1 chromosome 3, bGalGal1.mat.broiler.GRCg7b, whole genome shotgun sequence genome window below encodes:
- the OvoDA1 gene encoding Ovodefensin A1 precursor yields the protein MRFLYLIFSVFLLVSLATPGYGLILKYCPKIGYCSNTCSKTQIWATSHGCKMYCCLPASWKWK from the exons ATGAGGTTCCTCTACCTCATCTTCTCCGTCTTCCTGCTGGTCTCCCTGGCCACCCCAG GCTATGGGCTGATCCTGAAGTACTGCCCCAAGATCGGCTACTGCTCCAACACGTGCTCCAAGACACAGATCTGGGCCACCTCCCACGGGTGCAAGATgtactgctgcctgcctgccagctGGAAGTGGAAATAA
- the OVODB1 gene encoding ovodefensin B1 precursor produces the protein MRLLCVLFAVLLLFSMAAPGYRKRKGTCKGYCAPTCNKKDEWSFHQSCKKMYCCLLPLKKGK, from the exons ATGAGGCTGCTCTGCGTGCTctttgctgtgctcctgctcttctccatggCTGCCCCAG GGTATAGGAAGCGCAAGGGTACCTGCAAAGGGTACTGCGCCCCCACGTGCAACAAAAAGGATGAGTGGTCGTTCCACCAATCCTGCAAGAAGATGTACTGCTGCCTTCTCCCTCtcaagaagggaaaatga
- the OvoDA1-2 gene encoding Ovodefensin A2 precursor, with the protein MRFLCLVFTVLLLVSLAAPGYGLVLKYCPKIGYCSNTCSKTQIWATSHGCKMYCCLPASWKWK; encoded by the exons ATGAGGTTCCTCTGCCTCGTCTTCACTGTCCTCCTGCTGGTCTCCCTGGCCGCCCCAG GCTATGGGCTGGTCCTGAAGTACTGCCCCAAGATCGGCTACTGCTCCAACACGTGCTCCAAGACACAGATCTGGGCCACCTCCCACGGGTGCAAGATgtactgctgcctgcctgccagctGGAAGTGGAAATAA
- the OvoDA3 gene encoding ovodefensin subfamily A, member 3 precursor: MRFLCLVFAVLLLVSLAAPGYGLVLKYCPKIGYCSNTCSKTQIWATSHGCKMYCCLPASWKWK; the protein is encoded by the exons ATGAGGTTCCTCTGCCTCGTCTTCGCTGTCCTCCTGCTGGTCTCCCTGGCCGCCCCAG GCTATGGGCTGGTCCTGAAGTACTGCCCCAAGATCGGCTACTGCTCCAACACGTGCTCCAAGACACAGATCTGGGCCACCTCCCACGGGTGCAAGATgtactgctgcctgcctgccagctGGAAGTGGAAATAA